From the genome of Papaver somniferum cultivar HN1 chromosome 2, ASM357369v1, whole genome shotgun sequence, one region includes:
- the LOC113349265 gene encoding serine/threonine-protein kinase VPS15-like isoform X2 gives MRTVFAMVRIDGDIKCENVLVTSWNWLYLADFASFKPTYIPHDDPSDFSFFFDTGGRRRCYLAPERFYEHGGEGQVAPDAPLSHSMDIFSVGCVIAELFLEGQPLFELSQLLAYRRGQYDPSQSLEKIPDSGIRKMILHMIQLDPKSRLSADSYLENYASVVFPCYFSPFLHNFFSCLIPLDSDMRVAVTQSAFPDIHKQMKNNRLNGEIRGGVSRTCSLSESEDSPQVMEGANLILNSPKESSKKKGELDEGLFGNQFQLLGDISTLLQDVEQRNHSSNAIPMLENARSTYASVLKRSSKHSPTNILKTTSKEFQGSDHPVLKKITKGDLKELSSKYDSQSDTFLTPSIPVLEHSLSCDDMVLIASLLCSCLRSVKLPQLRRVAVLLLKSCSLYINDEDRLQRVLPYVIAMFSDPAAIVRCAALETLCYILPLVRDFPPSDAKIFPEYILPMLSMLPDDPEESVRICYASNISKLALTAYRFSMQSQSLTEAGVLDKLSPPLKSSARLKEGNDTQLVQLRKCIAEVVQELVMGPKQTPNIRRALLQDIGNLCCFFGQRQSNDFLLPILPAFLNDRDEQLRAVFYGQIVFVCFFVGQRSVEEYLLPYIEQALSDATEAVIVNALECLAMLCQSSFLRKRILLEMIERAFPLLCYPSQWVRRLAVTFIAASSNCLGAVDSYVYLAPVIRPLLRRQPASLASEKSLISCLKPPVSRQVFYQVLENARSSDMLERQRKIWYNSSAQSKQWETAELNKSGAGELSPAKNRPGMQPDLQAHKPFSSSMQQLALPDSEDDEAKLRATGSFMHNSAVDIRDPLSSEKLQFSGIISPQINDGNNFNCDRPPEGIPLYSFSMEKRRGGATSAIADSPPQADSLLVNSSSMPWIDPVNRSFGLTGSAVAPKLVSGSFCLTGGSSKQFQTFVRDSESKENESTYIGGKFQDMGISGTLKGSSLISVEDVSDDASGLLSSSRASAIPDAGWRPRGVLVAHLQEHRSAVNDIAISDDHCFFVTASDDSTVKVWDTRKLEKDISFRSRLTYPLQGSQALCATMLQGSSQVVVGARDGTIHMFSVDYISRGLGNVVEKYSGVADVKKREVGEGAILSLLNYSTEGGPSQTVMYSTQNCGIHLWDTRTNSMAWMLKATPEEGYASSMVTGPCGNWFVSGSSRGVLTLWDLRFLVPVNSWQYSRVCPIENMCLLIPQPNASMSATARPLVYVAAGCNEVSLWNAENGSCHQVLRLANSDGEAEMSDLPWALSRPAKSNAKQDIRRNVNPKYRIDELNEPPPRLPGIRSMLPLPGGDLLTGGTDLKIRRWDHSSPDRSYCICGPTLKGIRNEDLYETRSSFGVQVVQEVNKRSPATKLTTKALLSAAATDSAGCHHDSILSLASVKLNQRLLISSSRDGAIKVWK, from the exons TTTGAGTCATTCTATGGACATCTTCTCCGTAGG ATGTGTTATAGCAGAGCTATTCCTTGAGGGACAACCTTTGTTTGAGCTATCCCAGCTACTTGCTTACCGAAGAGGACAATATGATCCTAGCCAATCCCTTGAGAAG ATCCCAGATTCTGGAATCCGCAAGATGATTCTTCATATGATTCAGTTGGATCCGAAATCACGACTATCTGCTGATAGCTACCTGGAGAATTACGCATCTGTTGTCTTTCCGTGTTACTTCTCTCCATTTCTTCATAATTTCTTTTCCTGCTTGATTCCCCTTGATTCTGATATGAGG GTTGCAGTGACACAGAGTGCTTTTCCTGATATACATAAGCAAATGAAGAACAATAGATTAAATGGAGAGATAAGGGGTGGAGTATCGCGCACATGCTCTCTCTCAGAAAGTGAGGATTCTCCCCAAGTGATGGAGGGTGCAAAcctaatcttgaattcaccaaaggAGTCCTCAAAAAAGAAGGGAGAGCTAGATGAAGGTTTGTTCGGTAATCAGTTTCAACTACTTGGTGATATTTCGACCCTCCTTCAGGATGTAgaacaaagaaatcattcttcCAATGCCATTCCCATGCTTGAAAATGCGAGATCCACATATGCTTCAGTTCTCAAGCGCTCCAGTAAGCATTCTCCAACAAATATTCTCAAGACTACATCGAAGGAGTTTCAAGGTAGTGATCATCCCGTTCTGAAAAAGATCACCAAGGGTGATCTGAAGGAATTATCCTCGAAGTATGACAGCCAGTCGGATACCTTCTTAACGCCTTCTATCCCAGTACTCGAACATAGTTTGAGCTGTGACGATATGGTTCTTATTGCATCACTGCTGTGTTCATGCCTACGCAGTGTCAAGCTGCCTCAGTTGAGGAGAGTAGCTGTACTTCTACTCAAATCTTGTTCGTTGTATATTAATGATGAGGATAGACTGCAGCGAGTACTTCCGTATGTCATTGCGATGTTTTCAGATCCTGCAGCAATAGTGCGCTGCGCAGCATTAGAGACATTATGCTATATTCTTCCCTTAGTTCGGGACTTCCCTCCTAGTGATGCAAAAATCTTCCCTGAGTATATTCTTCCGATGCTCTCTATGCTTCCGGATGATCCAGAAGAAAGTGTGCGGATTTGTTATGCAAGTAACATCTCGAAACTTGCTTTGACAGCTTACAGATTTTCTATGCAGTCGCAAAGTTTGACAGAGGCAGGGGTTCTTGATAAATTAAGTCCACCCTTAAAATCATCCGCTCGGCTGAAGGAGGGAAATGACACCCAACTTGTACAACTAAGGAAGTGCATAGCGGAGGTTGTTCAAGAACTGGTAATGGGTCCAAAGCAGACCCCAAATATCAGGAGAGCACTTCTGCAGGATATTGGGAACCTATGTTGCTTCTTTGGTCAGAGACAGAGTAATGACTTTTTGCTACCCATTCTCCCAGCTTTTTTAAATGACAGAGATGAGCAGCTTCGGGCAGTCTTCTATGGGCAAATTGTGTTTGTATGTTTCTTTGTGGGTCAAAGAAGTGTGGAAGAGTACCTATTACCTTATATTGAACAAGCTTTAAGTGATGCAACAGAGGCTGTGATTGTTAATGCATTGGAGTGCTTGGCCATGCTGTGCCAAAGCAGTTTTTTGCGTAAAAGGATATTGCTTGAAATGATAGAACGTGCTTTCCCATTGCTATGTTATCCCAGTCAGTGGGTAAGAAGGTTAGCTGTCACTTTCATTGCAGCTAGTAGTAATTGCTTAGGTGCAGTCGACTCTTATGTTTATCTAGCACCAGTTATACGGCCTCTCCTTCGTCGGCAACCAGCGTCTTTAGCTTCAGAAAAGTCTCTCATATCATGTCTCAAGCCACCAGTGTCTAGGCAGGTATTCTACCAAGTCCTGGAAAATGCACGGAGTTCAGATATGTTGGAACGTCAAAGAAAGATATGGTACAATTCGTCGGCGCAATCAAAACAGTGGGAAACTGCAGAACTGAACAAGAGCGGGGCAGGGGAGCTGAGTCCAGCGAAGAATCGGCCTGGTATGCAACCTGATTTACAGGCTCACAAACCCTTCAGCAGCTCTATGCAGCAGTTAGCGTTACCtgattctgaagatgatgaagctaagTTGAGAGCAACGGGGAGTTTTATGCATAACAGTGCAGTTGATATCCGTGATCCTCTGAGCTCAGAGAAGTTACAGTTTTCTGGTATTATTTCTCCACAAATTAATGATGGGAACAATTTCAATTGTGATCGACCGCCGGAAGGCATACCTCTCTACTCTTTTAGCATGGAAAAACGAAGAGGGGGGGCTACTTCTGCAATAGCTGATTCTCCACCACAGGCAGACTCCCTTTTGGTTAATTCATCATCGATGCCTTGGATTGATCCTGTTAACAGATCATTTGGTTTAACTGGTTCAGCCGTAGCTCCTAAGCTTGTTTCAGGATCTTTCTGCCTAACTGGTGGTTCTTCAAAGCAGTTTCAAACATTTGTTCGTGATTCTGAAAGCAAGGAAAATGAAAGTACCTATATTGGTGGCAAGTTTCAAGACATGGGTATTTCTGGAACTCTAAAAGGAAGCTCATTGATTAGTGTGGAAGATGTATCAGATGATGCGAGTGGATTGTTATCATCCTCTCGAGCATCTGCAATCCCAGATGCAGGATGGAGACCTCGTGGTGTACTTGTGGCACATCTCCAAGAGCATCGTTCGGCCGTCAATGATATTGCTATTTCAGATGATCATTGTTTTTTCGTTACTGCATCCGATGATTCTACTGTCAAGGTATGGGATACAAGAAAATTGGAGAAGGATATTTCATTTAGGTCAAGGCTCACTTACCCCTTGCAAGGGAGCCAAGCATTGTGTGCCACAATGCTCCAGGGTTCTTCTCAAGTAGTTGTCGGCGCACGCGATGGCACAATACATATGTTTTCTGTTGATTACATATCTCGAGGTTTGGGCAATGTTGTTGAGAAGTACTCTGGCGTTGCTGATGTAAAAAAGAGGGAGGTGGGAGAAGGTGCGATTCTCAGCTTGTTGAACTACTCCACTGAAGGAGGCCCTAGTCAGACTGTGATGTATAGTACCCAGAACTGTGGGATTCATCTTTGGGATACAAGAACAAACTCCATGGCTTGGATGTTGAAAGCGACTCCTGAAGAGGGTTATGCGTCCTCTATGGTAACTGGTCCATGCGGGAATTGGTTTGTTTCAGGATCTTCAAGGGGTGTGCTTACCCTTTGGGATCTGAGGTTTCTTGTACCGGTTAACTCGTGGCAATATTCTAGGGTGTGCCCCATAGAAAATATGTGTCTTCTCATCCCACAACCTAATGCTTCCATGTCCGCAACAGCAAGACCCCTTGTCTATGTTGCTGCAGGTTGCAATGAAGTTTCTTTGTGGAatgctgaaaatggaagttgcCACCAG GTATTAAGACTGGCCAACAGTGATGGTGAAGCTGAAATGTCTGACCTTCCTTGGGCTTTATCGAGGCCAGCCAAGTccaatgcaaaacaagatatcagaCGAAATGTGAATCCAAAGTATCGAATCGATGAGTTGAACGAGCCCCCACCAAGGCTTCCTGGTATCCGTTCAATGCTTCCTTTACCTGGGGGGGACTTGTTAACAGGAGGAACGGACTTGAAGATACGCCGCTGGGATCATTCCAG TCCCGATCGTAGTTACTGCATTTGTGGGCCAACGTTGAAAGGAATAAGAAATGAGGACCTCTATGAAACTAGATCAAGTTTTGGGGTGCAGGTTGTGCAG GAGGTGAACAAGAGATCTCCAGCAACCAAGTTGACAACAAAAGCGCTGCTCTCAGCCGCTGCTACTGATTCTGCGGGTTGCCACCATGACTCCATTCTTTCTCTGGCTTCTGTCAAGTTGAATCAGAGACTTCTTATTTCAAGCAGTAGAGATGGAGCCATCAAGGTGTGGAAATAA